A single genomic interval of Rhodospirillales bacterium RIFCSPLOWO2_02_FULL_58_16 harbors:
- a CDS encoding DNA-binding response regulator has translation MRILLVEDDAATARSIEIMLKTEGIVVDVTDQGEDGLEIGKLYDYDLIILDLMLPDINGMEVLRRLRDARVETPVLILSGLGEAEQKVKGLGYGADDYLTKPFDKKELLARIQAIVRRSKGHAQSVVHTGRLSVNMDAHTVEVDGSPVHLTGKEYGILELLSMRKGTTLTKEMFLNHLYGGMDEPELKIIDVFICKLRKKLSNATGGVNYIETVWGRGYVLRDPDGGGEQTTT, from the coding sequence ATGCGCATACTTCTTGTTGAGGATGACGCCGCGACGGCGCGAAGCATCGAGATAATGCTCAAGACCGAAGGGATCGTGGTCGATGTCACCGATCAGGGTGAAGACGGCCTGGAAATCGGCAAGCTTTACGACTACGACCTCATTATCCTGGACCTGATGCTGCCCGACATCAACGGCATGGAGGTATTGCGCCGACTGCGCGACGCCCGCGTCGAAACGCCGGTGCTGATTTTATCGGGCCTCGGCGAAGCGGAGCAGAAAGTCAAAGGCCTGGGCTACGGCGCCGACGACTACCTGACCAAGCCCTTCGACAAGAAAGAACTGCTGGCCCGCATCCAGGCCATCGTCAGACGTTCCAAGGGCCATGCCCAGTCGGTCGTTCACACCGGTCGTTTGAGCGTCAACATGGACGCCCATACGGTGGAAGTGGACGGCAGTCCCGTACACCTCACCGGCAAGGAGTACGGCATCCTTGAGCTGCTGTCGATGCGCAAGGGAACGACGCTGACCAAGGAAATGTTCCTTAATCACCTGTACGGCGGCATGGACGAGCCGGAATTAAAGATCATCGACGTCTTCATCTGCAAACTACGCAAAAAACTGAGCAACGCCACCGGCGGCGTCAACTACATAGAAACCGTATGGGGTCGCGGCTACGTCCTGCGCGACCCGGACGGCGGCGGCGAACAGACAACGACCTGA